One Streptomyces drozdowiczii DNA segment encodes these proteins:
- a CDS encoding MFS transporter codes for MTAAPIERPQHPTETVAPAGTRTRAWTVTVLLVVFMMVNFADKSVLGLAADEIRADLHLSATQFGLVNGAFFLLFSVAAVLVGLAADRVSPKILLLIMALLWSVAQVPAAIGGGLAVLVASRVFLGAAEGPAFPVAQQATLAWFPNDRRNLPGALITLGVTLGVITSAPGLSWVIQHHGWRTALWVLAGVGLVWAAVWKVLGADGGHRVDTAPAPVPEEVPAAPVPYRAILTSRTWIGATFAYFTSYWTVALMLVWLPSYLRNALGYTAGEAGIVVVAPWTIGAVVLLAQAGATGRLMRRGVGSRRARGWVGGTLLGLGALCCLAVPLADGTTAKTVLIALGFGFGGSYAAVAATTVSELAPPTRAGGALGVMNALVTLAGLAAPAVVGALVDAHGTGGYQNAVVLSGLLLVLGAAASFWLIDPARDAARPTP; via the coding sequence ATGACCGCGGCACCGATCGAACGGCCCCAGCACCCCACCGAAACGGTGGCACCCGCCGGCACCCGCACCCGGGCCTGGACGGTGACCGTGCTCCTCGTGGTCTTCATGATGGTCAACTTCGCCGACAAGTCCGTCCTCGGCCTCGCCGCCGACGAGATCCGCGCGGACCTGCACCTGAGTGCCACTCAGTTCGGCCTCGTCAACGGCGCGTTCTTCCTGCTCTTCTCCGTCGCGGCCGTCCTGGTCGGGCTCGCCGCCGACCGGGTCTCGCCGAAGATCCTGCTGCTGATCATGGCGCTGCTCTGGTCCGTGGCCCAGGTGCCCGCGGCGATCGGCGGCGGCCTCGCCGTCCTCGTCGCCTCCCGGGTCTTCCTCGGCGCGGCCGAGGGCCCGGCCTTCCCCGTGGCCCAGCAGGCCACCCTCGCCTGGTTCCCGAACGACCGGCGCAACCTGCCGGGCGCCCTGATCACCCTCGGCGTCACGCTCGGCGTGATCACCTCCGCGCCCGGCCTCTCCTGGGTCATCCAGCACCACGGCTGGCGCACGGCGCTGTGGGTCCTGGCGGGCGTGGGCCTCGTCTGGGCCGCCGTCTGGAAGGTGCTCGGCGCCGACGGCGGACACCGCGTGGACACCGCCCCGGCGCCGGTACCCGAGGAGGTGCCCGCCGCCCCGGTCCCGTACCGCGCGATCCTCACCAGCCGCACCTGGATCGGCGCCACCTTCGCCTACTTCACCAGCTACTGGACCGTCGCCCTCATGCTGGTCTGGCTGCCGTCCTACCTCCGCAACGCCCTCGGCTACACGGCCGGCGAGGCGGGCATCGTCGTCGTCGCCCCCTGGACCATCGGCGCCGTCGTCCTGCTCGCCCAGGCCGGGGCCACCGGACGGCTGATGCGGCGCGGCGTCGGCAGCCGCCGCGCCCGGGGCTGGGTCGGCGGCACGCTGCTCGGGCTCGGCGCCCTGTGCTGCCTGGCCGTCCCGCTCGCGGACGGCACCACGGCCAAGACGGTGCTGATCGCCCTCGGCTTCGGGTTCGGCGGTTCGTACGCGGCCGTCGCGGCGACCACCGTCAGCGAACTGGCCCCGCCCACCAGGGCGGGCGGCGCGCTGGGCGTCATGAACGCCCTGGTCACCCTGGCCGGACTGGCCGCCCCGGCCGTCGTCGGCGCCCTCGTCGACGCCCACGGGACCGGCGGCTACCAGAACGCCGTCGTGCTCTCCGGTCTTCTCCTCGTACTGGGGGCTGCGGCATCCTTCTGGCTCATCGACCCGGCCCGCGACGCGGCCCGCCCGACCCCCTGA
- a CDS encoding TauD/TfdA dioxygenase family protein: protein MQTAVTNPKPVLDKPLMHYGSRTLERLAPGAEPATYRQVGISPLTPHFGAVLDGVDLTRPITEELAEELRQALLEWKVIFFRKQTGFTAEHQLALSGVWGPPEPNPFFPKTGTAGVSRLAKDAKAAGNKNIWHSDHSFMANPALGSVLRAVEVPAAGGDTMWADMAAAYDNLPDDLKARIAALTAVHDWAPSWGALMNDEQKAEFRKSWPQVEHPVVVRHPRSGRKTLYVNEPFSTRINGLSDAESRELLDILVLQARIPEYQVRFHWEADSIAIWDNIATQHYAINDYFPQRRIMERIAIAGVPLS, encoded by the coding sequence ATGCAGACCGCTGTCACGAACCCCAAGCCGGTCCTGGACAAGCCGCTCATGCACTACGGGAGCCGGACCCTCGAACGGCTCGCGCCCGGCGCCGAGCCGGCCACGTACCGGCAGGTCGGGATCAGCCCGCTCACCCCGCACTTCGGCGCCGTGCTCGACGGGGTCGACCTGACCCGCCCGATCACCGAGGAGCTGGCCGAGGAGCTGCGCCAGGCGCTGCTGGAGTGGAAGGTGATCTTCTTCCGCAAGCAGACCGGCTTCACCGCCGAGCACCAGCTCGCCCTGTCCGGCGTCTGGGGCCCGCCGGAGCCCAACCCGTTCTTCCCGAAGACCGGGACGGCCGGCGTCTCGCGCCTCGCCAAGGACGCCAAGGCCGCCGGCAACAAGAACATCTGGCACAGCGACCACTCGTTCATGGCCAACCCGGCGCTCGGCTCCGTCCTGCGCGCCGTGGAGGTGCCCGCGGCGGGCGGCGACACCATGTGGGCGGACATGGCCGCCGCCTACGACAACCTGCCCGACGACCTGAAGGCCCGCATCGCCGCGCTCACCGCCGTGCACGACTGGGCACCCAGCTGGGGCGCCCTCATGAACGACGAGCAGAAGGCCGAGTTCCGCAAGTCCTGGCCCCAGGTCGAGCACCCGGTCGTCGTCCGCCACCCGCGCAGCGGCCGCAAGACCCTCTACGTCAACGAGCCCTTCAGCACCCGCATCAACGGCCTCTCCGACGCCGAGAGCCGCGAACTGCTCGACATCCTGGTCCTCCAGGCCCGCATCCCCGAGTACCAGGTCCGCTTCCACTGGGAGGCCGACTCGATCGCCATCTGGGACAACATCGCCACCCAGCACTACGCGATCAACGACTACTTCCCGCAGCGCCGGATCATGGAGCGCATTGCCATCGCCGGCGTGCCGCTCTCCTGA
- a CDS encoding TetR/AcrR family transcriptional regulator, giving the protein MADEQVTKARRGPGRPREERVTRAVLDAVVELVTEHGMGALTMDAVAARAGVSKPAMYRRWATKQELILAAAETRIGPLTVPDMGDFRAELRAVLTARMEAYRQPGVSRLLAGVIGSASEAGAEPGAYRDYTARVMSETRHLLARGVARGDVRADVDIAAAATLVAASLVFRMVGEQRLPDQELVDSVVDLIGRAVAAPA; this is encoded by the coding sequence ATGGCCGACGAACAGGTGACCAAGGCGCGGCGCGGCCCCGGCAGACCCCGCGAGGAGCGCGTCACCCGGGCCGTGCTCGACGCGGTCGTGGAGCTGGTGACGGAGCACGGCATGGGCGCGCTGACCATGGACGCGGTGGCCGCCCGAGCGGGCGTCAGCAAGCCTGCCATGTACCGGCGTTGGGCCACCAAGCAGGAGCTGATCCTCGCCGCGGCCGAGACCCGGATCGGCCCGCTCACCGTCCCCGACATGGGCGACTTCCGGGCCGAGCTGCGCGCCGTGCTGACGGCGCGCATGGAGGCGTACCGGCAGCCGGGCGTCTCGCGGCTGCTCGCCGGTGTGATCGGCTCCGCGTCGGAGGCGGGCGCCGAGCCGGGCGCGTACCGCGACTACACGGCCCGGGTGATGAGCGAGACCCGCCACCTCCTGGCGCGCGGAGTCGCGCGCGGCGACGTCCGGGCCGATGTCGACATCGCCGCCGCCGCCACGCTCGTCGCCGCCTCGCTGGTCTTCCGCATGGTCGGCGAACAGCGCCTGCCGGACCAGGAGTTGGTGGATTCCGTGGTGGACCTGATCGGCCGCGCGGTCGCCGCTCCCGCGTAA
- a CDS encoding class I adenylate-forming enzyme family protein has product MHLSTLLDSAVRSAGDHEAVVYRGQRWSYREFADAARRAATVLREAGLRPGDRLAVMTYNTPAFLFAAFGAWYAGATLVPVNHKLRTGEVARQLSHCGARVAVVDAEIGERATAADAGTTWLVSHPDAEAPERPADAFEARIAAAEPFAGEPGTDGDIAQILYTSGTSGTPKGCVHTHRTITLTAAYTAAAIPLRRDERFLICMPVWHASPLNNWVMGTLLTRGTVVLQREYEPRGMLEAIQRERVTAMFAAPIALIAPTQAVADFASYDLSSVRAWIYGAGPLDADTARRLMKAYGSEDFHQVYGMSETGPVGASLPPAEQVAKAGAIGRGGMPGVELRVVRQDGADAGAGETGEIWLRSDTRMVGYLDDEEATAEVFAGDWYRSGDLGRVDEDGFVTVVDRMKDVIITGGENVASQEVEGALRGHPDILDVAVVGRPHPQWGETVVAVVVPREGAALDLDGVRAWLEPLIARYKVPRELVLRPDLPRTPSGKITKHVLRDELTR; this is encoded by the coding sequence ATGCACCTCAGTACCCTGCTGGACAGCGCCGTCCGCTCGGCCGGCGACCACGAAGCGGTCGTCTACCGTGGGCAGCGGTGGTCCTACCGGGAATTCGCCGACGCGGCCCGACGCGCCGCGACCGTGCTGCGGGAGGCCGGGCTCCGCCCCGGCGACCGGCTGGCCGTGATGACGTACAACACCCCGGCCTTCCTGTTCGCCGCGTTCGGCGCCTGGTACGCGGGCGCCACCCTGGTCCCGGTCAACCACAAGCTCCGGACGGGCGAGGTGGCACGGCAGCTGAGCCACTGCGGGGCCAGGGTCGCCGTGGTGGACGCGGAGATCGGGGAGCGCGCCACCGCCGCCGACGCCGGGACGACCTGGCTGGTCAGCCACCCCGACGCCGAGGCGCCTGAACGGCCCGCCGACGCGTTCGAGGCCCGGATCGCGGCCGCCGAGCCGTTCGCCGGGGAGCCGGGCACGGACGGCGACATCGCCCAGATCCTGTACACCTCGGGCACCTCCGGCACCCCCAAGGGCTGCGTCCACACCCACCGGACGATCACCCTGACGGCCGCCTACACCGCCGCCGCGATCCCGCTCCGCCGCGACGAGCGGTTCCTGATCTGCATGCCCGTCTGGCACGCCTCCCCGCTCAACAACTGGGTGATGGGCACGCTGCTGACACGCGGCACGGTGGTGCTCCAGCGCGAGTACGAACCCCGGGGCATGCTGGAGGCCATCCAGCGCGAACGCGTCACCGCGATGTTCGCCGCCCCGATCGCCCTGATCGCACCCACCCAGGCGGTGGCCGACTTCGCCTCGTACGACCTCTCGTCCGTGCGGGCCTGGATCTACGGCGCGGGACCGCTCGACGCGGACACCGCGCGCCGCCTGATGAAGGCGTACGGCTCCGAGGACTTCCACCAGGTGTACGGGATGAGCGAGACGGGCCCCGTGGGCGCCTCGCTCCCGCCCGCCGAGCAGGTCGCCAAGGCCGGCGCGATCGGCCGGGGCGGCATGCCCGGGGTCGAGCTGCGGGTGGTGCGCCAGGACGGCGCGGACGCGGGGGCGGGGGAGACCGGCGAGATCTGGCTGCGCTCCGACACCCGCATGGTGGGCTACCTGGACGACGAGGAGGCCACCGCCGAGGTGTTCGCGGGTGACTGGTACCGCAGCGGTGACCTGGGCCGGGTGGACGAGGACGGGTTCGTCACGGTCGTGGACCGGATGAAGGATGTGATCATCACCGGCGGTGAGAACGTGGCCTCGCAGGAGGTGGAGGGCGCCCTGCGCGGCCACCCCGACATCCTGGACGTCGCCGTGGTCGGCCGGCCCCACCCCCAGTGGGGCGAGACCGTCGTCGCCGTGGTCGTCCCGCGCGAGGGCGCCGCGCTCGACCTGGACGGCGTCCGCGCCTGGCTGGAACCCCTGATCGCCCGCTACAAGGTGCCCCGCGAGCTGGTCCTGCGCCCCGACCTGCCCCGCACGCCGTCCGGGAAGATCACCAAGCACGTCCTGCGCGACGAGCTGACCCGGTGA
- a CDS encoding TetR/AcrR family transcriptional regulator: MAYRKTPAEISRLEAAREHLIAAATSVVTEVGWSQASVTAVADSAGIAAGSVYQHFSSKAALAVEVFRRAAGREVEVLGTVLREPGTPVERLARGVEVFARRALENRGLAYALLAAPADPAVGAERLDYRRRYRALFAEVVHEGIEEGLLPAQNGEITAAALTGAVGEVLVDPLGAGDGETTEALLTELVAMALRCAGAPRP; encoded by the coding sequence ATGGCCTACCGCAAGACCCCAGCCGAAATCAGTCGCCTCGAAGCAGCCAGGGAGCATCTGATCGCCGCCGCCACCTCGGTGGTCACGGAGGTCGGCTGGTCCCAGGCGTCGGTCACCGCCGTCGCCGACTCGGCCGGTATCGCGGCCGGCTCCGTCTACCAGCACTTCTCGTCCAAGGCGGCGCTGGCCGTCGAGGTCTTCCGGCGCGCCGCCGGGCGCGAGGTCGAGGTGCTGGGCACGGTGCTGCGCGAGCCCGGGACACCGGTCGAGCGGCTGGCGCGGGGCGTCGAGGTCTTCGCCCGCCGCGCCCTGGAGAACCGGGGCCTGGCCTACGCGCTGCTCGCCGCCCCGGCCGATCCGGCGGTCGGCGCCGAACGCCTCGACTACCGCCGCCGCTACCGCGCGCTGTTCGCCGAGGTCGTCCACGAGGGGATCGAGGAGGGCCTGCTGCCCGCGCAGAACGGCGAGATCACCGCCGCCGCGCTCACCGGCGCGGTCGGCGAGGTCCTGGTCGATCCGCTCGGCGCCGGCGACGGGGAGACCACCGAGGCGCTGCTCACCGAACTCGTCGCCATGGCCCTGCGCTGCGCGGGCGCGCCGCGCCCCTGA
- a CDS encoding acyl-CoA dehydrogenase family protein, translating to MSTTVPPRSNPTAATHEVTNQAPPLTGHDVADDAVLLEGLRREGAEWHTEELHRLGRYVGSAQAQEWAEQANVNEPVLRTHDRYGHRVDEVDFHPAYHHLMNASVGAGLAGAAWADERPGAHVARAAGFMVMSTLEAGHLCPVSMTYAVVPALRHAPDLAKTYEPLLTSRVYEAGLRTPAEKPGLLAGMGMTEKQGGTDVRANTTTATEAGDGTWRLRGHKWFTSAPMNDLFLVLAQAPGGLSCFLVPRVLPDGSRNTFRVQRLKDKLGNRSNASSEPEFDDTVAWLVGPEGKGVRTIIDMVTMTRLDCVIGSAAGIRAALAQAAHHVRHRSVFGAKLIDQPLMRNVIGDLAVESEAATTLGLRLAGAADRAQRGDAQERAFLRLATAVSKYWVCKRQPVAVAEALECLGGNGYVEDSGMPRMYREAPLNGIWEGSGNVNALDLLRALAREPESLDAFRAEVEAASGADRRLDAAWRELRGELVLTEDAPLRARRLIERAALVLQGSLLVRHAPTAVADAFCASRLAGDRGLAFGTLAPDTDFAGLLERLPA from the coding sequence GTGTCCACGACCGTCCCGCCCCGCAGCAACCCCACCGCCGCGACCCACGAAGTAACCAACCAGGCACCGCCGCTGACCGGTCACGACGTGGCCGACGACGCGGTCCTCCTGGAGGGCCTGCGCCGCGAGGGCGCCGAGTGGCACACCGAGGAGCTGCACCGGCTCGGCCGCTACGTCGGCAGCGCGCAGGCCCAGGAGTGGGCCGAGCAGGCCAACGTCAACGAGCCCGTGCTGCGCACCCACGACCGCTACGGCCACCGCGTGGACGAGGTCGACTTCCACCCCGCCTACCACCACCTGATGAACGCCTCGGTGGGCGCGGGCCTGGCCGGTGCCGCCTGGGCCGACGAGCGCCCCGGCGCCCATGTGGCGCGCGCGGCCGGCTTCATGGTGATGTCGACGCTGGAGGCGGGCCACCTCTGCCCGGTCTCCATGACGTACGCCGTCGTCCCGGCGCTGCGGCACGCCCCCGACCTGGCGAAGACGTACGAACCGCTGCTGACCAGCCGGGTGTACGAGGCCGGGCTGCGCACCCCCGCCGAGAAGCCGGGGCTGCTCGCCGGGATGGGCATGACGGAGAAGCAGGGCGGCACCGATGTGCGCGCCAACACCACCACGGCCACCGAGGCGGGCGACGGGACCTGGCGGCTGCGCGGGCACAAGTGGTTCACCAGCGCCCCGATGAACGACCTCTTCCTGGTCCTCGCCCAGGCGCCGGGCGGCCTCTCCTGCTTCCTGGTGCCGCGCGTCCTGCCGGACGGCAGCCGCAACACCTTCCGCGTCCAGCGGCTCAAGGACAAGCTCGGCAACCGGTCGAACGCCAGCAGCGAACCCGAGTTCGACGACACGGTCGCCTGGCTCGTCGGCCCGGAGGGCAAGGGCGTGCGCACCATCATCGACATGGTGACGATGACCCGCCTGGACTGCGTCATCGGTTCGGCGGCCGGCATCCGCGCCGCGCTCGCCCAGGCCGCTCACCATGTGCGCCACCGCTCGGTGTTCGGCGCCAAGCTGATCGACCAGCCGCTGATGCGCAATGTGATCGGCGACCTCGCGGTGGAGTCCGAGGCGGCGACCACGCTCGGGCTGCGGCTCGCCGGGGCCGCCGACCGCGCCCAGCGGGGCGACGCGCAGGAGCGGGCGTTCCTGCGGCTGGCCACGGCGGTGTCCAAGTACTGGGTGTGCAAGCGCCAGCCGGTCGCGGTCGCGGAGGCGCTGGAATGCCTCGGCGGCAACGGCTACGTCGAGGATTCGGGCATGCCGCGTATGTACCGGGAGGCCCCGCTCAACGGCATCTGGGAGGGCTCGGGCAATGTGAACGCGCTGGACCTGCTGCGCGCGCTGGCCCGGGAGCCGGAGTCGCTGGACGCCTTCCGCGCCGAGGTCGAGGCCGCCTCGGGGGCGGACCGCCGGCTGGACGCGGCCTGGCGGGAGCTGCGCGGCGAGCTGGTCCTCACCGAGGACGCCCCGCTGCGGGCCCGGCGGCTCATCGAGCGCGCGGCGCTGGTCCTCCAGGGCTCGCTGCTCGTCCGGCACGCGCCGACGGCGGTCGCCGACGCGTTCTGCGCCTCGCGGCTGGCCGGTGACCGGGGGCTCGCCTTCGGCACCCTGGCTCCGGACACCGACTTCGCGGGGCTGCTGGAGCGGCTGCCCGCGTAG
- a CDS encoding formylglycine-generating enzyme family protein, whose product MSCCTPASDGRGLCHPSSAPGLLTIGPPPGPYRPTPARRETRGQVLLPGGTFAMGDGFGEGYAADGEGPVHPVRLDPYLIDATTVTNAAFAAFVKDTGYETEAERLGVSAVFHLAVRAEPSDIVGEAAGTPWWLVVRGASWRHPAGPLSSVGALRNHPVVQVSWNDAQAYCAWAGKRLPTEAEWEFAARGGLAGRRFPWGDELKPRGRWNCNIWQGTFPTRNTAEDGHENTAPAKSYRPNGYGLWNTVGNVWEWCADTFAADTYAARAGDLPVHDPRGPSHDPDPDARRVMRGGSFLCHNSYCYRYRVAARSGNTARSAAANVGFRCANDAA is encoded by the coding sequence ATGTCCTGCTGCACCCCGGCCTCCGATGGCCGCGGCCTTTGCCATCCGTCATCCGCCCCCGGCCTCCTCACCATCGGGCCGCCGCCCGGTCCGTATCGCCCCACGCCCGCGCGACGTGAAACCCGCGGTCAAGTCCTGTTGCCCGGAGGGACGTTCGCGATGGGCGACGGCTTCGGCGAGGGATATGCGGCCGACGGCGAGGGGCCGGTGCACCCGGTGAGGCTCGACCCGTATCTGATCGACGCCACCACGGTGACCAACGCCGCGTTCGCCGCCTTCGTCAAGGACACCGGCTATGAGACGGAAGCCGAACGGCTGGGCGTTTCCGCCGTGTTCCACCTGGCCGTGCGGGCGGAGCCCTCCGACATCGTCGGGGAGGCGGCCGGTACACCCTGGTGGCTCGTGGTACGAGGCGCATCGTGGCGCCACCCGGCCGGACCGCTCTCGTCGGTCGGCGCACTGCGGAACCACCCGGTGGTCCAGGTGAGCTGGAACGACGCGCAGGCCTACTGCGCCTGGGCGGGCAAACGCCTGCCCACCGAGGCCGAGTGGGAGTTCGCGGCACGCGGCGGCCTGGCGGGCCGGCGGTTTCCCTGGGGCGACGAGCTCAAGCCGCGCGGAAGGTGGAACTGCAACATCTGGCAGGGCACCTTCCCGACCCGGAACACCGCCGAGGACGGGCACGAGAACACCGCTCCCGCGAAGTCGTACCGGCCCAACGGCTACGGCCTGTGGAACACGGTCGGCAACGTCTGGGAGTGGTGTGCGGACACCTTCGCCGCCGACACCTACGCCGCACGCGCCGGCGACCTGCCCGTACACGACCCGCGCGGCCCCTCCCACGACCCGGACCCGGACGCCCGCCGGGTCATGCGGGGCGGCTCCTTCCTCTGCCATAACTCGTACTGCTACCGCTACCGGGTCGCCGCCCGCTCGGGCAACACCGCCCGGTCGGCGGCTGCGAACGTCGGCTTCCGCTGCGCCAACGACGCCGCGTGA